A genomic stretch from Streptomyces venezuelae ATCC 10712 includes:
- a CDS encoding MBL fold metallo-hydrolase — protein sequence MTTTESFSLLQPYKIAEETFVIPWALEAPPVGHFPMNSMVIRGTEPVLVDTGAPAVRSQWLEAAWSVVDPLDVRWIFLTHDDRDHAGNLLAVLAECPNATLLTTWFSIGRMAEEWETPVNRCRFMTDGDTIDAGDRTLVAKRPPLYDNPTTRALFDAKTSVLWSVDTFATNVPAPMPETAALSPDEFRDGQFFGGRLVSPWVALLDPQKFGAVVSDFQHLNAEVVAGCHCPVLRGPHIPEAYDLLRRLPEIPPWTEFTQADLDQWMATAESSVPPEQPHPSGT from the coding sequence ATGACGACCACCGAGAGTTTCAGCCTTCTGCAGCCGTACAAGATCGCCGAGGAGACGTTCGTCATCCCGTGGGCCCTGGAGGCCCCGCCGGTCGGCCACTTCCCGATGAACTCGATGGTGATCCGGGGAACCGAACCCGTCCTCGTGGACACCGGGGCGCCAGCGGTGCGCTCCCAGTGGCTGGAGGCGGCCTGGTCCGTCGTGGACCCGCTCGACGTACGGTGGATCTTCCTCACCCACGACGACCGCGACCACGCGGGCAACCTCCTCGCGGTCCTCGCCGAATGCCCGAACGCGACCCTGCTGACGACGTGGTTCTCCATCGGCCGCATGGCGGAGGAGTGGGAGACCCCCGTCAACCGCTGCCGCTTCATGACCGACGGCGACACGATCGACGCGGGTGACCGCACCCTGGTCGCCAAGCGGCCGCCGCTGTACGACAACCCCACGACCCGCGCCCTCTTCGACGCGAAGACCAGCGTCCTGTGGTCGGTCGACACCTTCGCCACGAACGTGCCGGCGCCCATGCCCGAAACGGCGGCGCTGTCGCCGGACGAGTTCCGCGACGGCCAGTTCTTCGGCGGCAGACTCGTCTCCCCCTGGGTCGCCCTGCTGGACCCCCAGAAGTTCGGGGCGGTCGTCAGCGACTTCCAGCACCTGAACGCCGAGGTCGTCGCCGGCTGCCACTGCCCCGTACTCCGCGGCCCCCACATCCCCGAGGCCTACGACCTCCTCCGCCGACTCCCCGAGATCCCCCCGTGGACGGAGTTCACCCAGGCGGACCTGGACCAGTGGATGGCGACCGCCGAAAGCTCGGTCCCTCCGGAACAACCACACCCCTCGGGGACGTGA
- a CDS encoding cupin domain-containing protein, translated as MAGIVKKNFDAADETRPFEDGKGRLDLVNGERGAVGRAVFEPGWQWSKHVKPIAGTDSCMASHVGYIVSGRMKVVMDDGESTEYGAGDYMEVQPGHDAWVLGDEPCMAVDWTGFSDYAKRSS; from the coding sequence ATGGCCGGCATCGTCAAGAAGAACTTCGACGCAGCGGACGAGACCCGTCCCTTCGAAGACGGCAAGGGCAGGCTCGATCTGGTCAACGGGGAACGCGGAGCGGTCGGCCGCGCCGTCTTCGAACCCGGCTGGCAGTGGTCCAAGCACGTCAAGCCGATCGCGGGCACCGACAGCTGTATGGCCTCCCATGTCGGATACATCGTCAGCGGCCGCATGAAGGTCGTCATGGACGACGGTGAGTCGACGGAGTACGGAGCCGGCGACTACATGGAGGTCCAGCCCGGCCACGACGCCTGGGTCCTCGGCGACGAGCCCTGCATGGCCGTCGACTGGACGGGCTTCAGCGACTACGCGAAGCGGTCCTCCTGA
- a CDS encoding SPW repeat protein, producing the protein MILAGIYAAISAWTVHFSATQPALAISNLVVGIALAVLGLCMSMVPERSQDLNFVVLLMGAWLIIAPWVVGQSPDTGTILSNVITGACVCLFSLTAGGLLMTKRRT; encoded by the coding sequence GTGATCCTCGCCGGTATCTACGCCGCGATCTCCGCGTGGACGGTCCACTTCTCCGCCACCCAGCCGGCGCTCGCCATCAGCAACCTGGTCGTCGGCATCGCCCTCGCGGTCCTCGGCCTGTGTATGTCGATGGTTCCCGAGCGGTCCCAGGACCTCAACTTCGTGGTCCTGCTGATGGGCGCGTGGCTGATCATCGCCCCGTGGGTGGTCGGACAGAGCCCCGACACCGGCACCATCCTCAGCAACGTCATCACCGGCGCGTGCGTCTGCCTGTTCTCCCTCACGGCCGGCGGACTGCTCATGACCAAGAGAAGGACGTGA
- a CDS encoding DUF805 domain-containing protein has product MNWYLEVLKKYVVFNGRARRKEFWMFELINVIISIVLTVVDLSLDMQLLSTIYSLGIFLPSLAVTVRRLHDTGRSGWWVLIGLVPLVGFIVLLIFACTEGDQHENEHGPNPKLAPAY; this is encoded by the coding sequence GTGAACTGGTACCTCGAAGTCCTGAAGAAGTACGTCGTCTTCAACGGCCGGGCCCGCCGCAAGGAATTCTGGATGTTCGAGCTGATCAACGTGATCATTTCGATCGTCCTCACCGTCGTCGACCTGTCGCTCGACATGCAGCTGCTGAGCACGATCTACTCGCTCGGCATCTTCCTGCCGTCCCTCGCGGTGACGGTCCGCCGCCTCCACGACACCGGCCGCTCGGGCTGGTGGGTCCTCATCGGCCTGGTCCCGCTCGTCGGCTTCATCGTGCTCCTGATCTTCGCCTGCACCGAGGGCGACCAGCACGAGAACGAGCACGGCCCGAACCCCAAGCTGGCCCCGGCCTACTGA
- a CDS encoding ATP-binding protein → MNWHIHDYRESDLAAVVHLIDTTAELGQESVFSLAECIGALTTRQPAVVAVHQGVPIGAALACVSGERAWVMRIAISSAWRGRGLASALLVELERRLVAARVGRIAYVLPEEELLGEGLLNAGYTRQPAVAYFEKVEPLHGPAAGLLDDLGGRLLPGDLWAKVAGMEREKDLIERRVVLPLAEPERAGRHGVRPPRAVCLFGPPGTGKTTFARGIASRLGWPFVEILPSRLADEGNLAAALRSAFARIAELDRVLVFIDEVEEIAPVRSEPAQPGGMHGVTNELLKLIPGFRERDERLLVCATNSIRSLDPAFLRPGRFDYLIPIGTPDKAARAAIWSRYTDGRADVDIDELVLASDLFTPADIEHAARIAAQASFERDLLAVAGRGGDAPVPGASTADYLAAIAECRPTVTPAMVEQFASDITTHART, encoded by the coding sequence GTGAACTGGCACATCCACGACTACCGCGAGAGCGATCTCGCCGCCGTCGTCCACCTGATCGACACCACGGCGGAACTGGGCCAGGAGTCCGTGTTCTCGCTGGCCGAGTGCATCGGCGCCCTGACCACCCGCCAGCCGGCCGTGGTCGCCGTCCACCAGGGCGTACCCATCGGGGCCGCGCTCGCCTGCGTCTCCGGCGAGCGGGCCTGGGTCATGCGGATCGCGATCTCCTCGGCCTGGCGCGGCCGCGGTCTGGCCAGCGCGCTCCTCGTGGAGCTCGAGCGGCGGCTCGTGGCGGCCCGCGTCGGACGCATCGCGTACGTCCTGCCCGAGGAGGAGCTCCTCGGCGAAGGCCTGCTCAACGCCGGGTACACCCGTCAGCCCGCCGTCGCGTACTTCGAGAAGGTGGAGCCGCTGCACGGTCCCGCCGCCGGGCTCCTCGACGACCTCGGCGGCCGGCTGCTCCCCGGCGACCTGTGGGCCAAGGTCGCCGGAATGGAGCGGGAGAAGGATCTGATCGAGCGCCGGGTGGTGCTGCCGCTCGCGGAGCCGGAGCGGGCCGGGCGGCACGGGGTGCGACCGCCGCGCGCGGTCTGCCTGTTCGGTCCGCCGGGCACCGGGAAGACCACGTTCGCGCGCGGCATCGCCTCCCGCCTGGGCTGGCCCTTCGTGGAGATCCTGCCGTCCCGGCTGGCCGACGAGGGGAACCTCGCCGCCGCCCTGCGGTCGGCGTTCGCCCGGATCGCCGAGCTGGACCGGGTGCTCGTCTTCATCGACGAGGTCGAGGAGATCGCGCCGGTGCGTTCGGAGCCCGCGCAGCCCGGTGGCATGCACGGGGTCACGAACGAACTGCTCAAGCTGATACCGGGTTTCCGGGAGCGGGACGAGCGGCTGCTGGTCTGCGCGACCAACTCGATCCGTTCCCTGGACCCGGCGTTCCTGCGCCCTGGCCGTTTCGACTACCTCATCCCGATCGGTACGCCGGACAAGGCCGCGCGGGCGGCGATCTGGTCCCGGTACACCGACGGCAGGGCGGACGTCGACATCGACGAACTGGTCCTGGCGAGCGACCTGTTCACCCCCGCCGACATCGAGCACGCGGCCCGGATCGCGGCCCAGGCGTCCTTCGAGCGGGACCTGCTCGCCGTCGCCGGCCGGGGCGGCGACGCTCCGGTGCCGGGGGCGAGCACCGCGGACTATCTGGCGGCCATCGCGGAGTGCAGGCCGACCGTGACCCCGGCGATGGTCGAGCAGTTCGCCTCGGACATCACCACGCACGCCCGGACCTGA
- a CDS encoding carbohydrate kinase family protein has translation MSFLVIGECVADIVRAPAGSGDADRVHPGGSPANVAYGLGRLGRPVTLLTQLADDPTGRLIEAHLQGAGVRVEVVDPPVRTPSAVVGLDARGHASYTFDIAWTLTGGAPADLAPGHVHIGSIAAVTAPGAAAVLAETERLRDRATVSYDPNVRPALMGEHGPAVTRVERCVGLSDLVKASDEDLAWLYPGEEPNAVAARWLSLGPAVVLVTRGAQGALAFTRDHTVAADAPRVTVVDTVGAGDSFMSAALDALVGRGRDALGALGAGDLAELLRVAAAAAAVTVSRAGAQPPDRAELDAALERFAALRSGRAW, from the coding sequence ATGTCCTTCCTGGTGATCGGCGAGTGCGTCGCCGACATCGTGCGCGCCCCGGCCGGATCCGGCGACGCCGACCGCGTCCACCCCGGCGGCAGCCCCGCCAACGTGGCCTACGGTCTCGGCCGACTCGGCCGGCCGGTCACCCTCCTCACCCAGCTCGCCGACGACCCCACCGGACGGCTCATCGAGGCCCATCTCCAGGGCGCGGGCGTACGGGTGGAGGTCGTCGACCCGCCGGTACGCACCCCCTCCGCGGTCGTCGGTCTCGACGCGCGCGGCCACGCCTCGTACACCTTCGACATCGCCTGGACGCTGACCGGCGGGGCGCCGGCCGACCTGGCGCCCGGCCATGTGCACATCGGCTCGATCGCCGCCGTCACCGCACCCGGCGCGGCCGCCGTCCTCGCCGAGACCGAACGGCTCCGGGACCGGGCCACCGTCAGCTACGACCCCAACGTGCGGCCCGCCCTGATGGGGGAGCACGGTCCGGCCGTCACCCGGGTCGAGCGCTGTGTCGGCCTCAGCGACCTGGTCAAGGCGAGCGACGAGGACCTGGCCTGGCTGTACCCGGGCGAGGAGCCGAACGCGGTCGCCGCCCGCTGGCTCTCCCTCGGCCCCGCCGTCGTCCTCGTCACCCGGGGCGCCCAGGGCGCGCTCGCCTTCACCCGCGACCACACGGTCGCCGCCGACGCGCCCCGGGTCACCGTCGTCGACACCGTCGGCGCGGGTGACTCCTTCATGTCCGCCGCCCTCGACGCGCTCGTCGGACGCGGTCGGGACGCCCTGGGCGCGCTCGGTGCCGGGGACCTCGCCGAGCTGCTGCGGGTGGCCGCGGCGGCCGCGGCCGTCACCGTCTCCCGGGCCGGCGCCCAGCCGCCCGACCGGGCCGAACTGGACGCCGCCCTGGAGCGGTTCGCCGCTCTCAGGTCCGGGCGTGCGTGGTGA
- a CDS encoding YdeI/OmpD-associated family protein, with amino-acid sequence MTFTETAELEAWLEEHHADRPGVWLRIAKKGKGGASLTNPEILDCMLCFGWIDGQRKGGDEAYYHQKYTPRRSRSLWSQVNVRKVAVLTEAGRMREPGLAEVRAAQADGRWESAYPSQAEATVPDDLAAALAADEAARAGYETLGKTDQYLIIMRLWQARTAKGRAQRLERTIAKLAAGEKPA; translated from the coding sequence ATGACCTTCACGGAGACCGCGGAGCTGGAGGCGTGGCTGGAGGAGCACCATGCCGACCGGCCGGGGGTCTGGCTGCGGATCGCCAAGAAGGGCAAGGGCGGCGCGTCGCTGACGAATCCCGAGATCCTCGACTGCATGCTCTGCTTCGGCTGGATCGACGGGCAGCGCAAGGGCGGCGACGAGGCCTACTACCACCAGAAATACACCCCGAGGCGCTCGCGCAGCCTCTGGTCCCAGGTGAACGTCCGCAAGGTCGCGGTGCTCACCGAGGCGGGGCGGATGCGGGAGCCGGGTCTCGCCGAGGTGCGGGCCGCGCAGGCGGACGGCCGGTGGGAATCCGCGTACCCCTCCCAGGCGGAGGCCACCGTGCCGGACGACCTCGCGGCGGCGCTGGCCGCCGACGAAGCCGCCCGAGCCGGCTACGAGACGCTCGGGAAGACCGACCAGTACCTGATCATCATGCGGCTGTGGCAGGCGCGCACCGCGAAGGGCCGCGCGCAGCGGCTGGAGCGGACGATCGCGAAGCTGGCGGCGGGCGAGAAGCCCGCGTGA
- a CDS encoding GNAT family N-acetyltransferase: protein MANSPISAPTPRAASVATERLLLRPVRQADVPAITRLWTDPQVRHHLGGPVAEQVVRIRQRRVVGAPGVHAVVRAADGVLLGIVTVEPEAREGETEVSYQFLPEHWGHGYAREAVAAVVEATLAGTPSVVALTQEANHRSRRLLEAVGMTHVSSFVEYDAHQVLYRRSR, encoded by the coding sequence ATGGCCAACTCGCCGATCTCGGCCCCGACACCGCGAGCCGCTTCCGTCGCCACGGAGCGGCTCCTGCTGCGCCCCGTACGCCAGGCCGACGTGCCGGCGATCACCCGGCTGTGGACGGACCCTCAGGTCAGGCACCATCTGGGCGGGCCGGTCGCCGAGCAGGTCGTCCGGATCCGGCAGCGGCGGGTCGTCGGCGCGCCCGGTGTGCACGCCGTGGTGCGGGCGGCCGACGGCGTACTGCTCGGCATCGTGACGGTGGAACCGGAGGCGCGGGAGGGGGAGACGGAGGTCTCGTACCAGTTCCTGCCCGAGCACTGGGGCCACGGCTACGCCCGCGAGGCGGTCGCCGCGGTCGTCGAGGCGACGCTCGCCGGCACCCCCAGCGTGGTCGCCCTGACCCAGGAGGCGAACCACCGCTCCCGGCGGCTCCTGGAGGCCGTCGGCATGACGCACGTCTCCTCGTTCGTCGAGTACGACGCCCACCAGGTCCTCTACCGCCGCAGCCGCTGA
- a CDS encoding NADPH-dependent F420 reductase codes for MRIGILGTGNVGQALASAWARAGHDVVVGSRRPDDPERLTELKELITSGLRVEGCAAAAAHAEVLVNATPGTASVELLRTIGAPALAGKIVLDVGVGFLEDGSLSHPDVSLGEEIQRAFPETRVVKTLCTIDRKVMVAPESLEGPATVFLSGEDAEAKTVVRGLVTDLGWADDALLDLGGIGTARGQEHFALLFMGIATATGTYEFGIRVVLPDTAGTGSQGLPHGQGAP; via the coding sequence ATGCGTATCGGAATTCTCGGAACAGGAAATGTGGGACAGGCACTCGCGTCGGCGTGGGCGCGGGCCGGCCATGACGTGGTCGTCGGATCACGCCGGCCGGACGACCCGGAACGGCTCACCGAGCTCAAGGAACTCATCACGTCGGGATTACGGGTCGAGGGCTGCGCGGCGGCCGCGGCGCACGCCGAGGTACTGGTGAACGCCACGCCGGGCACGGCCTCCGTGGAGTTGCTGCGCACGATCGGCGCCCCGGCGCTCGCCGGGAAGATCGTTCTGGACGTCGGGGTCGGCTTCCTGGAGGACGGCTCGCTCTCGCACCCGGACGTCAGTCTCGGCGAGGAGATCCAGCGGGCCTTCCCGGAGACCCGGGTGGTGAAGACGCTGTGCACCATCGACCGGAAGGTGATGGTCGCGCCGGAGTCCCTGGAGGGTCCGGCCACGGTCTTCCTCTCGGGTGAGGACGCGGAGGCCAAGACGGTGGTGCGCGGTCTGGTCACCGATCTCGGCTGGGCCGACGACGCGCTCCTCGACCTCGGCGGCATCGGCACCGCGCGGGGCCAGGAGCACTTCGCCCTGCTCTTCATGGGCATCGCGACGGCCACCGGCACCTACGAGTTCGGCATCCGGGTCGTCCTCCCCGACACGGCCGGGACCGGCTCCCAGGGGCTGCCTCACGGACAGGGCGCCCCCTAG
- a CDS encoding PP2C family protein-serine/threonine phosphatase has product MPSPLFADRPAQQPEPGAVDALISQTRRLRGELVAVRREAVVNDDDPQQRWQRALCDLAVHQLDDLGAHLGQLRAGAPEEVAPEPIAEAAPDTALATDPGTAYGEIAPPRTGSLLSRVGSAEWNLLTDEVSWSEELFQIFGRARESGPMSLDEMPTMVFAEDQPVLQGLVTDCLIDGKPIDGEFRIVRTDGRVRTVHMTGEPVLDADGCTASMWAVLRDVSELRRSQRAVRETRDSLERSRHIELTERRVAVELQEAVLPPWRGSLRFAHDGPAPLDVAAHYLPAASTGLIGGDWYDALALPDGDALLTVGDLTGHGVTATSSMAMLLGALRGMAVAGIRPAALMGHLNQLLETSAQPALGSAMCCRYDPVAQTLTWAQAGHPAPLLFRDGTGHVLRRPEGVLLGATTGAVYGETETRLVPGDLLVLHTDGLTRGSGLDDDSGTRRLLALGHRLVAARDAQDGVRALIQEFGEELREDDACVMVVRVGR; this is encoded by the coding sequence ATGCCGTCCCCCCTGTTCGCGGATCGCCCCGCCCAGCAGCCGGAGCCGGGCGCGGTGGACGCGCTGATCTCACAGACCCGTCGCCTGCGCGGCGAGCTCGTCGCCGTGCGCCGGGAAGCCGTGGTCAACGACGACGACCCCCAGCAGCGCTGGCAGCGCGCCCTCTGCGACCTGGCGGTTCACCAACTCGACGACCTGGGCGCGCACTTGGGTCAGCTCCGGGCGGGCGCTCCGGAGGAGGTCGCCCCCGAGCCGATCGCCGAGGCCGCTCCCGACACGGCGCTCGCGACCGACCCCGGCACGGCGTACGGCGAGATCGCCCCGCCGCGCACCGGCTCGCTGCTCTCCCGCGTCGGCAGCGCCGAGTGGAACCTGCTGACCGACGAGGTCAGTTGGTCCGAAGAACTGTTCCAGATCTTCGGACGCGCGCGCGAGAGCGGCCCCATGTCGCTGGACGAGATGCCCACCATGGTGTTCGCCGAGGACCAGCCCGTGCTCCAGGGCCTGGTGACCGACTGCCTGATCGACGGGAAGCCGATCGACGGGGAGTTCCGGATCGTCCGGACCGACGGCCGCGTCCGTACGGTGCACATGACCGGCGAGCCCGTCCTGGACGCCGACGGCTGCACCGCGTCCATGTGGGCCGTGCTCCGCGACGTCAGCGAACTGCGGCGCAGCCAGCGGGCGGTGCGGGAGACCCGGGACAGTCTGGAGCGCAGCCGTCACATCGAACTGACCGAGCGGCGGGTCGCGGTCGAGCTCCAGGAAGCGGTGCTCCCCCCGTGGCGCGGTTCGCTCCGCTTCGCCCACGACGGCCCCGCCCCGCTCGACGTGGCCGCCCACTACCTGCCGGCCGCCAGCACCGGTCTCATCGGCGGCGACTGGTACGACGCCCTCGCGCTGCCCGACGGGGACGCGCTGCTCACCGTCGGTGATCTGACGGGCCACGGGGTCACCGCGACCTCGTCCATGGCGATGCTCCTCGGCGCCCTGCGCGGCATGGCGGTGGCCGGTATCCGGCCGGCCGCCCTGATGGGCCACCTCAACCAGCTCCTGGAGACCTCCGCCCAACCCGCGCTCGGCAGTGCGATGTGCTGCCGCTACGACCCGGTCGCCCAGACACTGACCTGGGCGCAGGCCGGCCACCCCGCCCCGCTGCTGTTCCGCGACGGGACGGGGCACGTCCTCCGGCGGCCCGAGGGCGTCCTGCTCGGAGCGACGACCGGGGCCGTGTACGGGGAGACCGAGACCCGGCTGGTCCCCGGTGACCTGCTGGTGCTGCACACCGACGGGCTGACCCGCGGCAGCGGTCTCGACGACGACAGCGGTACGCGGCGGCTGCTCGCCCTCGGCCACCGGCTGGTGGCGGCGAGGGACGCCCAGGACGGGGTGCGCGCGCTGATCCAGGAGTTCGGCGAGGAGCTGCGCGAGGACGACGCCTGCGTGATGGTGGTCCGGGTCGGTCGCTGA
- a CDS encoding aminoglycoside phosphotransferase family protein: protein MYTASSSVSAPPRPQHRIVQAGAGPYLAPAPQAVRPRRWAAGTGTQPISGRIDLSGPQGAQVKMAIASVHRICPEFNPVQVLRRSGRSVLIVGTTGRTTAVAKCLLDHSPAWVERFRHEIASYRSFVRHRPPVRAPRLIAADPENCTLVIERMPGRAAALSRHPVEAPPRADVRAALGAIARLNAWRPPAGTFDAPLDYGTRIARYHELGLFTDRDRDDLQKLLHGLAHAGGRQGMGQFCHGDALLSNILLSPAGPVLVDWEHAGWYLPGYDLATLWAVLGDAPLARRQISQLAQQAGPASRDAFLVNLMIVLTREIRTYETAVQRTMKEAPPAGSVPVPTGALAPGEEQRLLLRRLHDDCAMARRAVRAAVGTR from the coding sequence ATGTACACAGCATCGTCCTCCGTGTCCGCCCCGCCCCGGCCGCAGCACCGCATCGTCCAGGCCGGCGCCGGACCCTACCTCGCTCCCGCCCCGCAGGCCGTACGGCCCAGGCGCTGGGCGGCCGGCACGGGGACCCAGCCGATCAGCGGGAGAATCGATCTGTCCGGCCCCCAGGGGGCGCAGGTGAAGATGGCGATCGCCTCCGTGCACCGCATCTGCCCGGAGTTCAACCCGGTCCAGGTGCTGCGGCGCAGCGGGCGTTCCGTACTGATCGTCGGGACGACCGGGCGGACCACGGCGGTCGCGAAGTGTTTACTGGACCACTCCCCCGCGTGGGTCGAGCGGTTCCGGCACGAGATAGCGTCCTACCGCTCCTTCGTCCGCCACCGTCCGCCGGTGCGGGCGCCGCGGCTGATCGCCGCGGATCCGGAGAACTGCACGCTGGTGATCGAGCGGATGCCCGGGCGGGCGGCGGCGCTGTCGCGTCACCCCGTCGAGGCTCCGCCCCGGGCCGACGTGCGGGCCGCGCTCGGTGCGATCGCCCGGCTGAACGCCTGGCGGCCGCCGGCCGGGACCTTCGACGCCCCGCTGGACTACGGCACCCGGATCGCGCGCTACCACGAGCTCGGTCTCTTCACCGACCGGGACCGGGACGACCTGCAGAAGCTGCTGCACGGTCTGGCGCACGCGGGCGGCCGCCAGGGCATGGGCCAGTTCTGTCACGGTGACGCCCTGCTCTCCAACATCCTCCTCTCCCCCGCGGGACCGGTCCTCGTCGACTGGGAGCACGCGGGCTGGTACCTGCCGGGCTACGACCTGGCGACCCTGTGGGCGGTGCTCGGTGACGCGCCGCTGGCGCGGCGCCAGATCAGTCAGCTCGCCCAGCAGGCGGGCCCGGCCTCCCGGGACGCGTTCCTGGTGAACCTGATGATCGTGCTGACCCGGGAGATCCGTACCTACGAGACGGCGGTGCAGCGGACCATGAAGGAGGCTCCGCCGGCCGGTTCCGTACCGGTGCCGACGGGCGCCCTCGCGCCCGGTGAGGAACAGCGGCTGCTGCTGAGGCGGCTGCACGACGACTGCGCCATGGCACGGCGGGCCGTGCGCGCGGCGGTCGGGACGCGCTGA
- a CDS encoding N-acetylmuramoyl-L-alanine amidase codes for MGVLASAALLFPLLSAAPQAGAQVPEAGALQEQFARAATRHGVPESVLLAVSYLQSRWDAHGGAPSVTGGYGPMHLTDAVTALAGSAPHHSEEAEDARGDSSRAVRSGAGTPVPAAASLPARLRTLERASALSGIPAEELRTGTAANIEGGAALLAAAQREAGLPASTDPGDWYGAVARYSGADDSATASTYANDVFDVIRAGESRRTDSGQVVTLPAAPSVEPATEQVAALGLRRPAGGPVECPRSVACEWIPAPYEEFGDGDYGNHDKANRPDSQSIDYIVIHDTEATWDVTLKLVQDPTYVSWQYSLRSSDGHVAQHLRLKDVGWHAGNWFVNAKSVGLEHEGFLTAPDSWYTEAMYRTSARLVRYLAARYGIPLDRQHILGHDNVPGTVTSSIKGMHTDPGPYWDWAHYFRLLGRPITPSAGPRAEVVTIRPEYGANRPVYTGCVTAGEACAPHGSGAVRLHTAPSADAPLVKDIGLRPGGQDSTTGVNDTGARASTGQSFAVAERRGDWTAVWYLGQMAWFHNPVKAPTAVNARGLVLTPREGLASVPVYGRAYPEAAAYPAGVPVQAVSPLPYRLLAGQRYVVGGRTPGEYFFAPVFDSSGHKVVRGQEEYYQIQFGHRVAFVKAADVRVSPS; via the coding sequence GTGGGCGTGCTCGCGTCCGCCGCCCTGCTCTTCCCCCTGTTGTCCGCCGCTCCCCAGGCCGGTGCCCAGGTGCCCGAGGCGGGTGCCCTCCAGGAGCAGTTCGCGCGGGCGGCCACCCGGCACGGCGTACCCGAGAGCGTGCTGCTCGCCGTCTCCTACCTCCAGTCGCGCTGGGACGCGCACGGGGGCGCGCCGAGTGTGACCGGCGGCTACGGGCCGATGCACCTGACGGACGCGGTGACGGCCCTGGCCGGGTCCGCGCCGCACCACTCGGAGGAGGCGGAGGACGCGCGCGGCGACTCCTCGCGCGCCGTGCGCTCGGGCGCCGGTACGCCGGTCCCGGCCGCCGCGTCGCTGCCCGCCCGGCTGCGCACCCTGGAGCGGGCGTCCGCGCTCTCCGGGATTCCGGCCGAGGAGCTGCGGACCGGGACGGCCGCGAACATCGAGGGCGGGGCCGCGCTGCTCGCCGCCGCGCAGCGGGAGGCCGGTCTTCCCGCGAGCACGGACCCGGGCGACTGGTACGGGGCGGTGGCGCGGTACTCCGGCGCCGACGACTCGGCGACCGCCTCGACGTACGCGAACGACGTCTTCGACGTGATCCGGGCCGGGGAGTCGCGGCGTACGGACAGCGGCCAGGTGGTGACCCTCCCGGCCGCCCCGTCGGTGGAGCCGGCCACGGAGCAGGTCGCGGCCCTCGGGCTGCGCCGCCCGGCCGGCGGGCCGGTGGAGTGCCCGCGCTCGGTGGCCTGCGAGTGGATCCCGGCGCCCTACGAGGAGTTCGGCGACGGCGACTACGGCAACCACGACAAGGCGAACCGGCCCGACTCCCAGTCGATCGACTACATCGTCATCCATGACACCGAGGCCACCTGGGACGTGACCCTGAAGCTGGTGCAGGACCCGACCTATGTGTCCTGGCAGTACTCGCTGCGGTCCTCCGACGGACACGTCGCGCAGCACCTGCGGCTGAAGGACGTCGGCTGGCACGCGGGCAACTGGTTCGTGAACGCCAAGTCGGTGGGGCTCGAGCACGAGGGCTTCCTGACGGCGCCGGACTCCTGGTACACGGAGGCGATGTACCGGACGTCGGCGCGGCTCGTGCGGTACCTCGCCGCCCGTTACGGCATCCCGCTCGACCGGCAGCACATCCTGGGCCATGACAACGTGCCGGGGACGGTGACGTCCTCGATCAAGGGCATGCACACCGACCCGGGTCCGTACTGGGACTGGGCACACTACTTCCGGCTGCTGGGCCGTCCGATCACGCCGAGCGCCGGTCCCCGGGCGGAGGTGGTGACGATCCGGCCGGAGTACGGCGCGAACCGCCCGGTCTACACGGGCTGTGTCACGGCGGGCGAGGCGTGCGCGCCGCACGGCAGCGGGGCGGTGCGCCTGCACACCGCCCCGAGCGCCGACGCGCCCCTGGTGAAGGACATCGGGCTGCGTCCGGGCGGGCAGGACTCGACCACCGGCGTCAACGACACGGGGGCGCGTGCCTCGACGGGGCAGAGCTTCGCGGTGGCGGAGCGCCGGGGCGACTGGACGGCGGTCTGGTACCTCGGGCAGATGGCGTGGTTCCACAACCCCGTGAAGGCGCCGACCGCCGTGAACGCCCGGGGGCTCGTCCTGACGCCGCGCGAGGGGCTCGCGTCGGTGCCGGTGTACGGCCGGGCGTACCCGGAGGCCGCGGCGTATCCGGCGGGTGTGCCGGTGCAGGCGGTGTCGCCGCTGCCGTACCGGCTGCTCGCCGGTCAGCGGTACGTGGTGGGCGGCCGGACCCCGGGCGAGTACTTCTTCGCGCCGGTGTTCGACAGCAGCGGGCACAAGGTGGTCCGGGGTCAGGAGGAGTACTACCAGATCCAGTTCGGCCATCGGGTGGCCTTTGTGAAGGCCGCTGACGTGCGGGTTTCCCCGTCCTGA